A DNA window from Vibrio tarriae contains the following coding sequences:
- a CDS encoding glycerol kinase, with translation MVNKLSTSALAKKRQQDAKQLFQDLKTAGYIHRHDEQWILTDLGTKFGGEYAQHPKYGRFIVWPENLLIDLHATSGQTLTATQVGEYFKLNPKKMNQLFSELGWIARSESGWHATESGLRAGAQQREEKSSGNGFVVWHEAILRNRHLRQSVVEFLGQEAQAHATDKSYSSFRQKFAAKHRTLDGHYVRSTGELLIDNWLYLAGVVHAYQRPLPIEEEVTSDFYLPSGKVYLQFWGTDEGDIAPSEQQKTRALYQAHGLALIEIQSHEITQLDDILPAKLREFGIKAY, from the coding sequence ATGGTCAACAAACTTTCCACCTCCGCCTTGGCAAAAAAGCGCCAGCAAGATGCCAAACAGCTGTTTCAGGATTTGAAAACCGCAGGTTACATCCATCGCCACGATGAGCAGTGGATATTGACCGATCTCGGCACCAAATTTGGGGGAGAATATGCCCAGCACCCTAAGTATGGGCGTTTTATTGTCTGGCCGGAAAACTTGCTGATCGACTTACACGCCACTTCAGGCCAGACACTCACCGCCACGCAAGTCGGGGAATACTTCAAATTAAACCCGAAGAAAATGAATCAGTTATTCAGTGAATTAGGCTGGATAGCGCGCAGCGAGTCGGGGTGGCACGCCACCGAGAGCGGCCTACGTGCCGGAGCGCAGCAGCGTGAAGAGAAAAGCTCAGGTAATGGGTTTGTGGTCTGGCATGAAGCCATCCTGCGTAACCGCCACTTACGCCAATCCGTGGTGGAATTTCTCGGCCAAGAAGCACAGGCTCACGCGACCGATAAATCTTATTCCAGCTTTCGCCAGAAGTTTGCTGCCAAACACCGTACTTTGGATGGGCATTATGTGCGTTCAACGGGTGAACTGCTGATTGATAACTGGCTGTATCTGGCTGGCGTGGTACACGCTTATCAGCGCCCACTGCCGATTGAAGAAGAAGTGACCAGTGATTTTTATCTGCCAAGCGGCAAGGTCTATTTGCAATTTTGGGGAACAGATGAAGGTGACATTGCCCCGAGTGAGCAACAAAAAACCCGCGCACTTTATCAAGCACACGGGTTAGCACTGATTGAGATCCAATCTCATGAGATCACGCAACTGGATGACATTTTACCCGCCAAATTGCGTGAATTCGGCATTAAAGCGTATTAA
- a CDS encoding Gfo/Idh/MocA family protein has translation MKIAMIGLGDIAQKAYLPVLAQLPDVELILCTRNSHTLQALAARYRVSAACTDYRDVLKHGVEAVMIHAATEVHSTLAAFFLAQGIPTFVDKPLAASAQECETLYELAEKHRQPLYVGFNRRHIPLYNQHLPELHQQECGALRSLRWEKHRHALPGDIRTFVFDDFIHPLDSVNLSRQRNLDDIHLTHHISGGQLARLDVQWQAGDTLLHASMNRQFGITTEQVTASYDNVAYQFDSFTQGKRWRDNQESRVALKDWTPMLASKGFEAMVQDWLQVAAAGKLPTHIIERNLASHQLADAICQHLSQ, from the coding sequence ATGAAAATCGCTATGATTGGTCTAGGGGATATCGCCCAAAAAGCCTACCTGCCCGTATTAGCCCAACTACCCGATGTTGAACTGATTTTATGTACTCGCAACTCGCACACTCTGCAAGCATTGGCTGCACGCTATCGAGTCAGTGCCGCATGCACTGACTATCGTGATGTGTTGAAGCATGGTGTCGAGGCGGTGATGATCCACGCCGCAACAGAGGTACACAGCACCTTGGCGGCCTTTTTCCTCGCTCAAGGCATTCCAACCTTTGTCGATAAACCGCTCGCGGCGAGCGCACAAGAATGTGAAACCTTGTATGAGCTTGCCGAAAAGCATCGCCAGCCACTTTATGTCGGATTTAACCGTCGCCATATCCCGCTTTATAACCAACATCTGCCCGAGCTGCACCAACAGGAATGCGGTGCACTGCGTTCACTACGTTGGGAAAAACATCGCCATGCCCTGCCCGGCGATATTCGCACGTTTGTGTTTGATGATTTCATTCATCCTCTAGATAGCGTCAACCTTTCGCGTCAACGCAACTTAGACGATATTCATTTGACCCATCACATCAGCGGCGGGCAACTTGCACGCCTTGATGTTCAATGGCAAGCGGGCGATACCTTACTGCACGCTTCGATGAACCGTCAGTTTGGTATCACTACCGAACAGGTGACCGCGAGCTATGACAATGTGGCTTATCAGTTTGATTCCTTTACTCAAGGAAAAAGGTGGCGAGATAACCAAGAAAGTCGAGTGGCCTTAAAAGATTGGACACCGATGCTCGCCAGTAAAGGCTTTGAAGCTATGGTGCAAGATTGGTTACAGGTTGCAGCGGCAGGCAAACTACCCACTCATATCATTGAACGTAACTTAGCCAGTCACCAACTGGCTGATGCCATTTGTCAGCACTTAAGTCAGTAA